Proteins from one Myxococcales bacterium genomic window:
- a CDS encoding putative metal-binding motif-containing protein → MKMHKTWSLGLGLALFSLSLGARAATGTCDSNPPTTSQACITAIQNAGGVVNDIFKDKNGLTGPQLPLFAKFFNNWPGCDTTSWAGCAGESTSPYDCPEKYTCNAAVTNTVANATKYLEKLDHLWWHPCRLVDHTLVNGCPNRATTNCVADGITSGYFPWEGLVFDLGGPSNKVAIFAQNDHGPQPCESVEYTIYLTDNPLAKDAIEDPATTGTDPQKWNRAVLQQIFTHGWFTTRPPSPGNATWAACGDTANYAVEDDSFVQVHGLPCGITFRYASIVAGYDGKEFPACSYHSSEGEVDAVAGLTEQGSGVCPDADKDGFVDCKCPGATQPCDCDDSDGKVYPGAPEACDSATDLNCDGKPGACPAGLVCNASICVPLCKAGEIGSCPIGSTCKPSSEGSICVPDDCTTGGCPPGAVCDPTSKTCKPACDGVVCPYGQSCKDGKCVDLCAGVQCPPPKQCSLGECKAPCNCYAADIGCNTGEVCDKAGSNACVPPACQGKTCQAGEHCDASGNCVGLCAGVTCPQAQKCDATKGCVELCDGVSCGAGEECDPKTGSCGPAECNPICIPPKTCVAGQCVVPEAGTGGGSGTGGAANDAGSDAAAGTGGTSKGGTTESGDDGGCGCRAPASAPGWPALILAALGALGLWFRRRAE, encoded by the coding sequence ATGAAGATGCACAAGACTTGGTCACTCGGGCTCGGGCTCGCGCTGTTTTCGCTGAGCCTCGGCGCTCGGGCGGCGACCGGAACCTGCGACAGCAATCCGCCGACGACTTCCCAGGCTTGCATCACTGCCATCCAGAACGCCGGCGGTGTCGTCAACGACATCTTCAAGGACAAGAACGGCCTGACCGGTCCTCAGCTGCCGCTGTTCGCCAAGTTCTTCAACAACTGGCCCGGCTGCGACACCACGAGCTGGGCCGGATGCGCCGGCGAGTCGACGTCGCCCTACGATTGCCCCGAGAAGTACACCTGCAACGCCGCGGTGACGAACACCGTTGCGAACGCCACGAAGTACCTGGAGAAGCTCGACCACCTGTGGTGGCACCCGTGTCGCCTGGTCGACCACACCCTGGTCAACGGCTGTCCGAACCGCGCGACCACGAACTGCGTCGCTGATGGAATCACCAGCGGCTACTTCCCCTGGGAAGGTCTGGTCTTCGATCTCGGCGGCCCCTCGAACAAGGTGGCCATCTTCGCCCAGAACGATCACGGGCCCCAGCCTTGCGAGTCCGTCGAGTACACGATCTACCTGACCGACAACCCGCTCGCCAAAGACGCGATCGAGGATCCGGCGACCACCGGCACCGATCCCCAGAAGTGGAATCGGGCCGTCTTGCAGCAGATCTTCACCCACGGCTGGTTCACGACTCGGCCTCCGTCACCCGGCAACGCCACCTGGGCCGCCTGCGGCGACACGGCGAACTACGCCGTCGAGGACGACTCGTTCGTGCAGGTCCACGGGCTGCCGTGTGGCATCACTTTCCGTTACGCCTCCATCGTTGCGGGCTATGACGGCAAAGAGTTTCCGGCCTGTTCTTACCACTCGAGTGAGGGCGAGGTGGACGCGGTCGCCGGCTTGACCGAGCAAGGCTCCGGAGTGTGTCCCGACGCGGACAAGGACGGCTTCGTCGACTGCAAATGTCCTGGGGCGACCCAGCCCTGCGACTGTGATGACAGCGATGGCAAGGTGTATCCGGGTGCGCCCGAGGCATGTGACTCGGCCACCGATCTGAACTGTGACGGCAAGCCCGGGGCCTGCCCCGCGGGCCTGGTCTGCAACGCCAGCATCTGTGTGCCGCTGTGCAAGGCCGGCGAGATCGGCAGTTGCCCCATCGGCTCGACCTGCAAACCGTCCAGCGAGGGCTCGATCTGTGTGCCGGATGACTGCACCACGGGCGGTTGTCCGCCGGGCGCGGTGTGTGATCCGACCAGCAAGACCTGCAAGCCGGCCTGCGACGGCGTGGTCTGCCCGTATGGACAGTCGTGCAAGGACGGTAAATGCGTCGATCTTTGCGCGGGAGTTCAATGTCCACCGCCGAAGCAGTGCTCGCTTGGTGAGTGCAAGGCTCCGTGCAACTGCTACGCGGCCGACATCGGCTGCAACACCGGTGAGGTGTGTGACAAGGCCGGCAGCAACGCCTGTGTGCCGCCTGCTTGTCAGGGGAAGACCTGCCAGGCCGGCGAGCACTGTGATGCCAGCGGCAACTGCGTTGGCCTGTGCGCCGGCGTCACCTGTCCGCAGGCGCAGAAGTGCGACGCGACCAAGGGTTGTGTCGAGCTGTGTGACGGGGTCAGCTGTGGGGCCGGCGAGGAGTGTGATCCGAAGACCGGCAGCTGCGGTCCCGCCGAGTGCAATCCGATCTGCATCCCGCCCAAGACCTGCGTGGCCGGTCAGTGTGTGGTGCCCGAGGCCGGAACCGGTGGTGGCTCCGGCACCGGCGGGGCAGCGAACGATGCGGGGAGTGACGCCGCCGCGGGCACCGGGGGAACATCCAAAGGTGGCACCACGGAGTCCGGCGACGATGGCGGCTGCGGCTGTCGCGCGCCGGCGTCCGCGCCCGGGTGGCCCGCGCTGATCTTGGCCGCGCTCGGCGCACTCGGTCTCTGGTTCCGGCGCAGGGCCGAGTGA
- a CDS encoding EamA family transporter, whose amino-acid sequence MSGAAVLGLVIFAGLLHASWNALLKASGDRLLTFAVVLATGAVCYAPVAWVTGAPGHAAWPYLAGSGVVHVFYFAFLLFAYEYGDLSLVYPIARGVGPLIVAGVSALVIGEPVRGVAAAGVVLVSLGVIGIGGAGARAAPKRALGFAALTGVFIAAYTLCDGLGVRAGGSKLAYVAWLHLIIGAPFSSVVFWRRRAVLGAFLSRHGARAIGGGLCSALAYSLVIYAMSVGRIASVASAREVSVVFAALIGARLLGEGLGGRRLIFASAVALGIVCLALGR is encoded by the coding sequence ATGAGCGGAGCGGCCGTGCTCGGCTTGGTGATCTTCGCCGGCCTGCTGCACGCCAGCTGGAACGCCCTGCTCAAGGCCAGTGGCGACCGCTTGCTGACCTTCGCGGTCGTGCTCGCGACGGGCGCGGTTTGTTATGCCCCCGTCGCCTGGGTGACCGGAGCGCCGGGCCACGCGGCCTGGCCGTACCTGGCCGGCTCGGGGGTGGTTCACGTCTTCTACTTCGCGTTCTTGTTGTTCGCCTACGAATACGGCGACCTGTCACTGGTCTACCCGATCGCACGCGGCGTGGGGCCGCTGATCGTCGCGGGTGTCTCCGCGCTGGTGATCGGTGAGCCGGTCCGCGGCGTCGCCGCTGCTGGTGTGGTCTTGGTCTCCCTCGGGGTCATTGGCATCGGCGGCGCCGGTGCGCGAGCGGCGCCGAAGCGGGCGCTCGGGTTCGCCGCGCTGACCGGGGTCTTCATCGCGGCCTACACGCTGTGTGATGGGCTCGGCGTGCGCGCAGGCGGCAGCAAGCTCGCGTACGTTGCGTGGCTGCACCTGATCATCGGCGCTCCGTTTAGCAGCGTCGTGTTCTGGCGACGCCGCGCCGTGCTCGGCGCATTCCTGTCCAGACATGGTGCGCGAGCCATCGGTGGGGGTCTGTGCTCGGCGCTGGCGTATTCCCTGGTCATCTACGCGATGAGTGTGGGGCGGATCGCGTCCGTTGCGTCGGCTCGCGAGGTGAGTGTGGTGTTCGCTGCGCTGATCGGCGCCCGGCTGCTCGGTGAAGGCTTGGGCGGTCGCCGCCTGATCTTCGCGTCCGCAGTGGCGCTCGGCATCGTCTGCCTGGCCCTCGGTCGCTGA
- a CDS encoding M1 family metallopeptidase, protein MARVVLPAALALSSALLALGSCARTPPRALAHPAATSSAETAPAVAPARDDGRLPSGIRPTRQSVELTIDPRDKSFFGRVRIGVEIDAPTRVIVLHAKGPKILTAAVSTRQAKLWAKVSTRLAAHSKAEAEELVLQLASEVGPGPAEIDLQYEAAFGSSLGGLYRAEAGGRAFAFTQFEPNDARRAFPCFDEPGFKLPFRLALTVPEGNLAVANTVELRRRDNPTTQLTTYEFAETEPLPSYLVAFAVGPFEVREGARSPVPIRLITLPGKSKLGGLALATAEESLGLLTDYFGVKYPYSKLDLVAVPEFAAGAMENAGLVTFREELILLDEERASLDARRGLSGIIAHELAHQWFGNLVTMKWWDDLWLNEAFASWMGAKIVERARPSYGAELERVSDKQWVMGVDMLTSARRIRQPVRGSSEALEAFDGITYVKGASVLSMLESYLGEREFQRGVQDYLAKHRFGNASADDLFAALGRASSKDVAALTSTFVEQTGVPLVEASFSCERQRLSVTLGQREYRPLGASPGPKKQWRIPVCVRFGVRGTIERACTLLDQPTGKLEVPVASCPKTVHPNADERGYYRYLLPSAALLELAKDPALGLREKVGLLGNVWALVRSGDLSLESYFSIIPFAVAGQSHVLWEQLGDSLRELDRALVTDALRPAFEARVLGLAGAKGKKLGFRSSKTESEAIRLQRKLVLTLLGDLAREPWVLAEARKLTLAWLAEPSSVDADLARIALPLGCRSGDAPLFDRLLARLKSAETPEQRLLALAGLSGFDHPVLVERLLGLTLDGSIKVGDLRYVYPPLFERRATARPTYQWLTKHFDALKQRLPGFAVGRFPWVVAALCDEKAVAEAHDFFAPRLLRIEGADKHLSQATEAGKLCAALRTGQAESAQKLFGGKP, encoded by the coding sequence ATGGCCCGCGTCGTTCTCCCTGCCGCGTTGGCGCTCTCGTCGGCTCTGCTCGCGCTCGGGAGCTGCGCGCGGACGCCGCCTCGGGCTCTGGCCCATCCAGCCGCGACGTCGAGCGCCGAGACTGCGCCGGCCGTAGCGCCGGCGCGAGACGATGGGCGGCTGCCCTCGGGCATTCGCCCGACGCGGCAGAGTGTGGAGCTCACCATCGACCCGCGGGACAAGAGCTTCTTCGGGCGGGTGCGCATCGGCGTGGAAATCGACGCCCCAACGCGCGTCATCGTGCTGCACGCCAAGGGACCGAAGATCCTCACCGCCGCCGTCAGCACGCGGCAGGCCAAACTCTGGGCGAAGGTGAGCACGCGACTCGCGGCGCACAGCAAGGCCGAAGCGGAGGAGCTCGTGCTCCAGCTGGCTTCCGAGGTTGGCCCGGGTCCGGCCGAGATCGATCTGCAATACGAGGCAGCTTTCGGCTCGAGTCTCGGGGGGCTGTACCGCGCCGAGGCGGGGGGGCGAGCCTTTGCGTTCACGCAGTTCGAGCCGAACGACGCGCGGCGCGCGTTCCCTTGCTTCGACGAGCCGGGCTTCAAGCTGCCGTTTCGTCTGGCGCTGACCGTGCCCGAGGGCAACCTCGCGGTCGCCAACACGGTCGAGTTGCGCCGGCGTGACAACCCAACCACGCAGCTGACGACGTACGAGTTCGCGGAGACCGAACCGCTGCCCTCTTACCTGGTCGCCTTTGCGGTGGGGCCCTTCGAGGTGCGCGAGGGAGCCCGGAGCCCGGTGCCCATTCGTTTGATCACGCTGCCCGGCAAGAGCAAGCTCGGTGGTCTGGCGCTCGCGACTGCGGAGGAGAGCTTGGGCCTGCTCACCGACTACTTCGGTGTGAAGTACCCGTACTCGAAGCTCGACCTGGTTGCGGTGCCGGAGTTCGCGGCCGGTGCGATGGAGAACGCGGGGCTCGTGACCTTCCGCGAAGAGCTCATCTTGCTCGACGAGGAGCGGGCATCCCTCGACGCCCGCCGCGGGCTCTCCGGCATCATCGCGCACGAGCTCGCCCACCAGTGGTTCGGCAACCTGGTGACCATGAAGTGGTGGGACGACCTGTGGTTGAACGAGGCGTTCGCCAGCTGGATGGGCGCCAAGATCGTCGAGCGAGCTCGGCCGAGCTACGGCGCGGAGCTGGAGCGCGTGAGCGACAAACAGTGGGTGATGGGCGTCGACATGCTGACCAGCGCGCGCCGCATCCGGCAGCCGGTCCGCGGCTCGAGCGAGGCCCTCGAGGCCTTCGACGGCATCACCTACGTCAAGGGTGCGAGTGTGCTGAGCATGCTCGAGAGTTACCTTGGTGAGCGCGAATTTCAGCGCGGCGTTCAGGACTACCTGGCCAAACATCGGTTTGGCAACGCCAGCGCCGACGACCTGTTCGCCGCGCTCGGGCGCGCGAGCTCGAAGGACGTCGCGGCGCTGACGTCGACCTTCGTCGAACAGACCGGGGTCCCGCTGGTCGAAGCGTCGTTCAGCTGCGAAAGGCAGCGGCTGAGCGTGACGCTCGGTCAGCGCGAGTATCGCCCGCTTGGTGCGAGCCCCGGTCCCAAGAAGCAGTGGCGGATCCCGGTGTGTGTGCGCTTCGGAGTGCGCGGCACGATCGAGCGCGCCTGTACTCTGCTCGATCAGCCGACCGGCAAGCTCGAGGTGCCCGTCGCTAGCTGCCCGAAGACGGTCCACCCGAACGCGGACGAGCGCGGTTATTATCGGTATTTGCTGCCGAGCGCGGCGCTCCTGGAGCTGGCAAAAGACCCAGCGCTCGGGCTGCGGGAGAAGGTCGGGCTTCTGGGCAACGTCTGGGCCCTGGTCCGGAGCGGCGATCTGTCCCTCGAGAGTTATTTCTCCATCATACCCTTCGCGGTCGCCGGGCAGAGTCACGTGCTCTGGGAGCAGCTCGGTGATTCGCTCCGCGAGCTCGACCGCGCCCTCGTCACCGACGCGCTGCGCCCGGCCTTCGAGGCCCGCGTCCTCGGGCTCGCTGGCGCCAAAGGAAAGAAGCTCGGCTTTCGCAGCTCCAAGACCGAGTCGGAGGCGATCCGGCTCCAGCGTAAGCTCGTGCTCACGCTGCTCGGCGATCTGGCGAGGGAGCCTTGGGTGCTCGCCGAGGCCCGCAAGCTGACTCTGGCCTGGCTCGCGGAGCCGAGCTCGGTCGACGCCGATCTTGCTCGGATCGCCCTGCCGCTCGGCTGTCGCAGCGGGGACGCGCCGTTGTTCGATCGCCTGCTCGCGCGGCTGAAGAGCGCCGAGACCCCCGAACAGCGCTTGCTCGCGCTTGCCGGACTCTCGGGCTTCGACCACCCGGTGCTGGTCGAGCGTTTGCTCGGGCTCACGCTGGACGGCAGCATCAAGGTGGGTGATCTGCGCTACGTGTATCCGCCGTTGTTCGAGCGGCGGGCCACGGCCAGGCCGACGTACCAGTGGTTGACGAAACACTTCGACGCTCTGAAGCAGAGACTGCCCGGGTTTGCCGTGGGCAGGTTCCCCTGGGTGGTCGCGGCGCTGTGTGACGAAAAAGCCGTGGCGGAGGCGCACGACTTCTTCGCCCCGCGGCTCTTGCGCATCGAGGGGGCTGACAAGCACCTTTCCCAGGCCACGGAGGCGGGTAAGCTCTGCGCCGCGCTCAGGACCGGTCAGGCGGAGTCGGCGCAGAAGCTGTTCGGAGGAAAACCGTGA
- a CDS encoding homoserine dehydrogenase, translating into MRRAQDRSGGVGAEAVRRKTVTKERIKFPVRIGLLGCGTVGGGVIRLIQDNQEYLASRVGAPLEIRHVLVRDAVKDRVPECRREWITTDPEQVLGEDIDVLVEVMGGAEPARTLLERAIREGKGVVTANKLLLAKHGPALVEQAIASGVDLAFEASVGGGIPIIRTLREALTSDWVESVHGILNGTCNYILTRMRDGKVSFEVALAEAQEKGYAEADPTLDVDGHDAAQKLCVMSMLAFGAKVREEDVPVEGIRQVDQLDFRFAERFGYTIKHLVIGNDLGDRIALRVHPALIQKTSVLANIDGVLNGVLIVGRGLGPCLLVGRGAGDMPTAVSVVADIVDVARSKIEGEPGLSTRGIQMKARPLAPLSEVNSRFYLRFDVEDCPGVLGKIATGLGECEVSIEQMVQEGRALEVNGAVPVLIITHSCREGAVRDALERIGREAFMRGKPRLLRIEDV; encoded by the coding sequence CTGCGCCGCGCTCAGGACCGGTCAGGCGGAGTCGGCGCAGAAGCTGTTCGGAGGAAAACCGTGACCAAGGAGCGTATCAAGTTTCCCGTTCGCATCGGCCTCCTCGGCTGCGGGACCGTCGGCGGCGGAGTGATCCGGCTGATCCAGGACAACCAGGAGTATCTCGCGTCGCGGGTGGGAGCGCCCTTGGAGATCCGCCACGTGCTGGTGCGGGACGCGGTGAAAGATCGCGTGCCGGAGTGTCGCCGCGAGTGGATCACGACCGATCCCGAGCAGGTGCTCGGCGAGGACATCGACGTCTTGGTCGAGGTCATGGGCGGAGCCGAGCCGGCGCGCACGCTGCTCGAGCGTGCGATTCGCGAGGGCAAGGGGGTGGTCACCGCCAACAAACTGCTGCTGGCAAAACACGGCCCGGCGCTGGTGGAGCAGGCGATCGCGAGCGGTGTGGATCTGGCCTTCGAGGCTTCGGTGGGCGGCGGGATCCCCATCATCCGCACCCTACGCGAGGCGCTGACCAGTGACTGGGTCGAGAGTGTGCACGGCATTCTCAACGGCACTTGCAACTACATCCTGACCCGGATGCGGGACGGAAAGGTCAGCTTCGAGGTGGCGCTGGCCGAGGCACAGGAGAAGGGTTACGCCGAGGCGGATCCCACGCTGGACGTCGACGGGCATGACGCCGCGCAGAAGCTGTGTGTGATGAGCATGCTCGCCTTCGGTGCCAAGGTGCGCGAAGAGGACGTGCCCGTCGAGGGGATCCGCCAGGTCGATCAGCTGGATTTTCGCTTCGCAGAGCGCTTCGGCTACACGATCAAACACCTGGTCATCGGCAACGACCTGGGCGACCGCATTGCACTCAGGGTCCACCCGGCCTTGATCCAGAAGACCAGCGTGCTCGCAAACATCGACGGCGTGCTGAACGGCGTGCTGATCGTGGGCCGCGGCCTCGGTCCGTGTCTCTTGGTCGGCCGCGGCGCGGGCGACATGCCGACGGCAGTGAGTGTGGTGGCGGACATCGTGGACGTCGCGCGCTCGAAGATCGAAGGCGAGCCCGGCCTGTCGACCCGCGGGATCCAGATGAAGGCGCGACCCCTGGCGCCGCTGTCGGAGGTCAACTCGCGCTTTTATCTGCGCTTTGACGTCGAGGACTGCCCGGGAGTGCTCGGGAAGATCGCCACCGGCCTGGGGGAGTGCGAGGTCAGCATCGAGCAGATGGTGCAAGAGGGCCGCGCGCTCGAGGTGAACGGCGCCGTGCCGGTGCTGATCATCACCCACAGCTGTCGCGAAGGCGCGGTGCGGGATGCGCTCGAGCGCATCGGGCGCGAGGCGTTCATGCGCGGCAAGCCGCGGCTCTTGCGCATCGAGGACGTCTGA
- a CDS encoding glutamate racemase: protein MRSSASGARRSCAASRGSCASRTSEVTDAPLGVFDSGLGGLTVVHALSLALPNEHIVYLGDTARVPYGTRSAETVVRYARGCAKVLLGRGVKAIVIACNTVSAVALDILRAELDLPVIGVVEPGARAAVEAAEREAAARGVPVKIGVLGTQGTIASGAYPRAVSQLSTRIEVIGQAAPLLVPLVEEGWIEGQVPELAVRRYLEPLIERGAGVIVLGCTHYPLLSPVIARVAREIAGREIPIVDSARATAGDVERFVLEGRILHAAAPDTAPRLEVLVTDRPGSFADVAARFLGERAPEVEQIDLG from the coding sequence ATGCGCTCGAGCGCATCGGGCGCGAGGCGTTCATGCGCGGCAAGCCGCGGCTCTTGCGCATCGAGGACGTCTGAGGTGACGGACGCACCGCTCGGGGTCTTCGACTCGGGCCTGGGCGGCCTGACGGTGGTGCACGCCCTGTCGCTGGCGCTGCCCAACGAACACATCGTGTATCTGGGTGACACCGCGCGGGTCCCGTACGGCACACGCTCCGCCGAGACGGTGGTCCGCTACGCCCGCGGTTGCGCCAAGGTGCTGCTCGGGCGCGGCGTGAAGGCCATCGTCATTGCCTGCAACACCGTCAGCGCCGTCGCGCTGGATATTCTGCGAGCCGAGCTCGATCTGCCGGTGATCGGCGTGGTGGAGCCCGGCGCACGCGCCGCGGTGGAGGCGGCGGAGCGCGAAGCCGCCGCCCGCGGTGTACCGGTGAAGATCGGGGTGCTTGGCACTCAGGGAACCATCGCGAGTGGTGCTTACCCGCGCGCCGTGAGTCAGCTCTCGACGCGCATCGAGGTCATCGGACAAGCCGCGCCACTGCTGGTGCCGCTGGTCGAAGAGGGCTGGATCGAAGGCCAGGTGCCGGAGCTCGCCGTGCGTCGCTACCTGGAACCGTTGATCGAGCGCGGCGCCGGCGTGATCGTGCTTGGCTGCACCCACTATCCGCTGCTTTCGCCGGTCATTGCCAGGGTGGCCCGGGAGATCGCCGGCCGGGAGATCCCGATCGTCGACAGCGCTCGTGCAACCGCAGGCGACGTCGAACGCTTCGTGCTGGAGGGTCGGATCCTGCACGCCGCCGCGCCCGACACCGCGCCGCGGCTGGAGGTGCTGGTCACCGATCGACCGGGGTCTTTTGCCGACGTCGCAGCACGCTTCCTGGGGGAGCGCGCGCCGGAGGTCGAGCAGATCGACCTGGGGTGA
- a CDS encoding efflux RND transporter periplasmic adaptor subunit yields MTPLRIACVCLALALPACERGAATKPEPSAAGSGSAKPGGGGPPLLARGYVAVESQLGSSVPTIGTLSANESIDVVSELSRRLIKVNVAEGAEVKKGALLFSLDASDVGAQLTRLAVRKKLLASNEARQRQLLEQNLISQAEYDRTKSELDEIVAEMATHGVTLTKTRIRAPFAGRVGLRRVSAGAWVTPATVLTTLQDTRQLKLDFSLPERYASSVHVGDEFSFRITGSTEVFKGKVTAIEPQIDRATRSLSLRGLTENSSGKLRAGGFANVELSLGADKRTLMLPASALVPNANGQGVWLLREGKAAFVPVEIGRRTPDEVEVVQGVSAGDTVLVSNLARLRPGAPITLEK; encoded by the coding sequence ATGACCCCGCTCCGGATCGCCTGCGTCTGTCTTGCTCTCGCGCTGCCGGCGTGTGAGCGCGGGGCTGCGACCAAACCCGAGCCGAGCGCCGCCGGATCCGGCAGCGCCAAACCCGGTGGCGGCGGCCCGCCGCTCCTCGCGCGCGGGTACGTGGCGGTCGAGAGTCAGCTCGGCTCGAGTGTTCCGACCATCGGGACGCTCAGCGCGAACGAATCGATCGACGTGGTGAGTGAGCTCTCGCGCCGTCTGATCAAGGTGAACGTGGCCGAGGGTGCCGAAGTGAAGAAAGGCGCGCTCCTGTTCTCACTGGATGCCTCGGACGTCGGCGCACAGCTCACGCGTCTGGCGGTGCGAAAAAAGCTGCTGGCATCCAACGAGGCGCGGCAACGGCAATTGCTAGAGCAGAACCTGATCAGTCAGGCGGAGTACGACCGGACCAAGAGTGAGCTCGACGAAATCGTGGCCGAGATGGCGACGCACGGCGTCACTCTGACGAAGACGCGCATCCGCGCGCCCTTTGCCGGCCGGGTCGGGCTCCGCCGCGTGAGCGCCGGGGCTTGGGTCACGCCGGCGACGGTGCTCACGACGCTGCAGGACACCCGCCAACTCAAGCTCGATTTTTCCCTGCCCGAGCGCTACGCCTCATCGGTTCACGTCGGAGACGAATTCTCGTTCCGCATCACCGGCAGCACCGAAGTGTTCAAGGGCAAGGTGACCGCCATCGAACCGCAGATCGACCGCGCCACCCGCAGTCTCAGCCTGCGCGGCCTGACGGAGAACTCGAGTGGCAAGCTGCGCGCCGGGGGTTTCGCCAACGTCGAGCTGTCGCTGGGTGCCGACAAACGCACGCTGATGCTGCCCGCGTCCGCGCTGGTGCCGAACGCAAACGGGCAGGGCGTCTGGTTGCTGCGCGAAGGCAAGGCCGCCTTCGTTCCAGTCGAAATTGGGCGGCGGACGCCGGATGAGGTGGAGGTTGTCCAGGGTGTGAGCGCGGGCGACACCGTGCTGGTCAGCAACCTGGCCCGGCTGCGGCCCGGCGCGCCGATCACGCTGGAGAAGTGA